Proteins from a single region of Haloplanus sp. GDY1:
- a CDS encoding universal stress protein: protein MTKRLLVPVDGSDPADAALSFALEEYPDADITVLSVIDPTDVGYGSIEAAPSTFERLQETAEERTEKVLEEAAATAAERGVEVTTETVIGMPSRAIVEWAENNDIDGIVVGSHGREGVTRVLLGSVAESVVRRSPVPVTVVR from the coding sequence CCGTCGACGGATCGGACCCCGCGGACGCCGCGCTCTCGTTCGCGCTGGAGGAGTACCCCGACGCCGACATCACCGTCCTCTCGGTGATCGATCCCACGGACGTGGGCTACGGCTCCATCGAGGCGGCGCCGAGCACCTTCGAACGCCTGCAGGAGACCGCCGAGGAACGAACCGAGAAGGTACTGGAGGAGGCAGCGGCGACGGCGGCGGAGCGGGGCGTCGAGGTGACGACCGAGACGGTGATCGGGATGCCGTCGCGGGCCATCGTCGAGTGGGCGGAGAACAACGACATCGACGGCATCGTCGTCGGGAGCCACGGGCGAGAAGGCGTCACGCGGGTCCTGCTCGGAAGCGTCGCCGAGTCGGTCGTCCGCCGGTCCCCCGTCCCGGTGACGGTCGTCCGGTAG
- a CDS encoding HalX domain-containing protein, whose translation MTTELSDATVLIVDDEQSLADLYAYWIGEFAEARTAYDGNEALDKLDADVDVMLLDRRMPGLSGDAVVEAVSERDLDVRIVMVTAVDPGFEIVDMAIDDYLVKPVDQPELVETVERMITRNTYDDQLQRKFQLVEKKVTLEEAKTPHELEESEEYQKLVQQLDAVERELDSTVEEFDDTDFTVAFRELPSDPVDSTEG comes from the coding sequence ATGACGACCGAACTTTCGGACGCGACGGTGCTCATCGTCGACGACGAGCAGTCCCTGGCGGATCTGTACGCCTACTGGATCGGCGAGTTCGCCGAGGCGCGGACGGCCTACGACGGCAACGAGGCCCTCGACAAACTGGACGCGGACGTCGACGTGATGTTGCTCGACCGCCGGATGCCCGGGCTCTCGGGCGATGCGGTCGTCGAGGCGGTCAGCGAACGGGATCTGGACGTCCGCATCGTCATGGTGACGGCGGTCGATCCGGGGTTCGAAATCGTGGACATGGCGATCGACGACTACCTGGTGAAACCCGTCGATCAGCCCGAACTCGTAGAGACCGTCGAGCGGATGATCACCCGGAACACCTACGACGACCAGCTTCAGCGCAAGTTCCAGCTCGTCGAGAAGAAGGTGACCCTCGAGGAGGCGAAGACGCCCCACGAACTCGAGGAGAGCGAGGAGTACCAGAAGCTGGTCCAGCAACTCGACGCCGTCGAGCGCGAACTCGACTCCACCGTCGAGGAGTTCGACGACACCGACTTCACCGTCGCGTTCAGGGAACTCCCGAGCGACCCGGTCGATTCGACCGAGGGGTAG
- a CDS encoding chemotaxis protein CheW, protein MSETTTRTRTVQLLEFELGSETYCVDIAHVAEIVDVSDLTVIPNSASHVEGVMDLRGKTTTIVDPKAVFGIEDDADGKRIVVFDPERTADGKSIGWIVDEVEQVVEVDESDVESSPVDDDEAVRGVIRRDGDFVIWVRPTVVDA, encoded by the coding sequence ATGAGCGAGACGACGACTCGCACCCGAACCGTCCAGCTGCTGGAGTTCGAACTGGGGAGCGAGACGTACTGCGTCGACATCGCCCACGTCGCCGAAATCGTGGACGTGAGCGACCTCACGGTGATCCCGAACTCCGCGAGCCACGTGGAGGGTGTGATGGACCTCCGGGGGAAGACGACGACCATCGTGGACCCGAAGGCGGTGTTCGGTATCGAGGACGACGCCGACGGCAAACGGATCGTCGTCTTCGACCCCGAGCGGACGGCCGACGGCAAGTCCATCGGCTGGATCGTCGACGAGGTGGAGCAGGTCGTCGAGGTCGACGAGAGCGACGTGGAGTCCTCCCCCGTCGACGACGACGAGGCCGTCAGGGGCGTCATCAGGCGCGACGGTGACTTCGTCATCTGGGTCCGCCCGACGGTCGTCGATGCGTAG
- the cheB gene encoding chemotaxis-specific protein-glutamate methyltransferase CheB yields the protein MSATAPRAVVVDDSHFMRTLLSDMLEDGGVRVVETAANGAEAVTAVREHRPDVVTMDLQMPEVDGLEAVERIMADRPTPILMLSAHTADGADVTFEALEKGAVDFFTKPGGEVSTEMSAKSDQLVRKVKAVAEADVSGGRSADHGGAADGSTAGSAGGSVAHAREFRDGGTVVIASSTGGPTVVESVVGSLPRDAALRVLIVQHMPDAFTSRFADRLDAASEYDVREASGGDRIGGGEALVAPGGKHLVVAGAGGGRLRTRLTEDPPEHGVRPAADVTMRSAAETVDGPLVGVVLTGMGADGAAGAEAIGDAGGRVLAQDEASSAVFGMPKRAIERGCVDDVLAAGDVPDGILDAVELEVNA from the coding sequence ATGAGCGCAACGGCCCCGCGGGCGGTCGTCGTCGACGACTCCCACTTCATGCGGACGCTGCTGTCGGACATGCTCGAAGACGGCGGCGTGCGAGTCGTCGAGACCGCCGCGAACGGCGCCGAGGCCGTGACCGCCGTGCGCGAGCACCGCCCCGACGTGGTGACGATGGACCTCCAGATGCCCGAGGTCGACGGACTGGAGGCCGTCGAACGCATCATGGCCGACCGGCCGACGCCGATCCTCATGTTGAGCGCCCACACCGCCGACGGCGCCGACGTGACCTTCGAGGCCCTGGAGAAGGGCGCGGTGGACTTCTTCACCAAGCCCGGCGGCGAGGTGAGCACCGAGATGTCCGCCAAGAGCGACCAGTTGGTCCGGAAGGTGAAGGCCGTCGCGGAGGCCGACGTGAGCGGCGGGCGATCCGCCGACCACGGCGGCGCGGCCGACGGGTCGACCGCGGGATCGGCCGGCGGGAGCGTCGCCCACGCCCGGGAGTTCCGGGACGGCGGAACGGTGGTCATCGCCTCCTCGACGGGCGGGCCCACCGTCGTCGAGAGCGTGGTCGGATCGCTGCCGCGGGACGCCGCCCTCCGCGTGCTGATCGTCCAGCACATGCCCGACGCGTTCACGTCGCGGTTCGCGGACCGACTCGACGCCGCGAGCGAGTACGACGTTCGCGAGGCGAGCGGCGGGGACCGCATCGGCGGCGGCGAGGCGCTCGTCGCGCCGGGCGGCAAGCACCTCGTCGTCGCGGGCGCTGGCGGCGGGCGACTCCGCACCAGATTGACCGAGGACCCGCCGGAACACGGGGTGCGCCCAGCCGCCGACGTGACGATGCGCTCCGCGGCGGAGACGGTCGACGGCCCGCTCGTTGGCGTCGTCCTCACCGGCATGGGGGCCGACGGGGCCGCCGGCGCCGAGGCCATCGGCGACGCCGGGGGGCGCGTCCTCGCGCAGGACGAGGCGTCCTCGGCGGTGTTCGGCATGCCGAAGCGGGCCATCGAACGGGGCTGTGTCGACGACGTGTTGGCCGCCGGGGACGTCCCGGACGGCATCCTCGACGCCGTCGAACTGGAGGTCAACGCATGA
- the cheA gene encoding chemotaxis protein CheA: MTEEYVQAFVHESEEQLTDLNNSLLALESDPDDREAMDDIFRTAHTLKGNFGAMGYDDASDLAHAIEDLLDELREGEMAVTPEVMDLVFAGVDRLELAVESIDEDGTVDVETADLEDDIRTVIEEGAAGAESDDAESDDAEADTEPPDDAQVDTFEVTVDVGESEMKGVDGMLVLEAVREEADLVSTTPDPDAVEDGEYEDGFDLVVASTTADELRSTLDRVSAIEDAAIAQAGAESNGAAGDEGSDAAAADADDDDATDAAAATDDAASGNGSSREISSVRVDVDQLDDLHGLVEQLVTSRIKLRRAVDDGDVGSATDTLGELDKITGNLQNTVMDMRLIPMRKVISKFPRLVRDLARDQGKEIDFRMEGEDIELDRTILTEISDPLMHILRNAVDHGIEPPAEREAAGKDREGTIELRASRERDHVTVTVEDDGRGLDVDELRRKAAEKGVRSEAELDSMEDSEVYDLVFHPGFSTADEVTDVSGRGVGMDVVHSTVKQLDGSVNVESEEGEGTTVTLRLPVTVAIVKVLFVEVGDEEYGVPIKNIDEVSRVPEIRTINEEPMIEHDGDIYPVVDLADELDVPGETRNGDGMLLRIRKSERRAALRCDSVNKQEEVVVKPLEGVLSGIPGLSGTAVLGDGNIVPILDVVTL; this comes from the coding sequence ATGACAGAGGAGTACGTCCAGGCGTTCGTCCACGAGAGCGAAGAGCAGTTGACCGACCTGAACAACTCGCTGCTGGCGCTTGAGTCCGATCCGGACGACCGCGAGGCGATGGACGACATCTTCCGGACGGCACACACCCTGAAGGGCAACTTCGGGGCGATGGGCTACGACGACGCCAGCGACCTCGCCCACGCCATCGAGGACCTCCTCGACGAACTCCGCGAGGGCGAGATGGCGGTCACGCCGGAGGTGATGGACCTGGTGTTCGCGGGCGTCGACCGCCTCGAACTCGCCGTCGAGTCCATCGACGAGGACGGCACCGTCGACGTCGAGACGGCGGATCTGGAGGACGACATCCGGACCGTGATCGAGGAGGGGGCGGCCGGCGCCGAGAGCGACGACGCCGAGAGCGACGACGCCGAGGCCGATACCGAGCCCCCCGACGACGCCCAGGTTGACACCTTCGAGGTGACCGTCGACGTGGGCGAGTCGGAGATGAAAGGCGTCGACGGGATGCTCGTCCTCGAAGCCGTCCGCGAGGAGGCGGACCTCGTCTCCACGACGCCCGACCCCGACGCCGTCGAGGACGGCGAGTACGAGGACGGGTTCGACCTCGTCGTCGCCTCGACGACGGCCGACGAACTCCGCTCGACGCTCGATCGCGTCTCCGCCATCGAGGACGCCGCCATCGCACAGGCGGGGGCCGAATCGAACGGGGCGGCGGGCGACGAGGGCAGCGACGCCGCCGCCGCCGACGCCGACGACGACGACGCCACCGACGCCGCCGCCGCCACCGACGACGCCGCGAGCGGCAACGGCTCGTCCCGCGAGATCAGTTCCGTCCGGGTGGACGTGGACCAGCTCGACGACCTGCACGGCCTGGTCGAACAGCTCGTCACCAGCCGGATCAAACTCCGCCGCGCCGTCGACGACGGCGACGTCGGGAGCGCGACGGACACGCTCGGCGAACTCGACAAGATCACCGGCAACCTCCAGAACACGGTGATGGACATGCGGCTGATCCCGATGCGGAAGGTGATCAGCAAGTTCCCGCGGCTGGTCCGCGACCTGGCCCGCGACCAGGGGAAGGAGATCGACTTCCGGATGGAGGGCGAGGACATCGAACTCGACCGCACCATCCTGACTGAGATCAGCGATCCCCTGATGCACATCCTCCGCAACGCGGTCGATCACGGCATCGAACCGCCGGCGGAGCGGGAGGCGGCGGGCAAGGACCGCGAGGGGACCATCGAACTCCGGGCCAGCCGCGAGCGCGACCACGTCACCGTCACCGTCGAGGACGACGGCCGCGGGCTGGACGTGGACGAACTCCGCCGGAAGGCCGCCGAGAAGGGGGTCCGCAGCGAGGCGGAACTCGACTCGATGGAGGACTCGGAGGTGTACGACCTGGTCTTCCACCCCGGCTTCTCCACCGCCGACGAGGTGACCGACGTGAGCGGCCGCGGCGTCGGGATGGACGTCGTCCACAGCACGGTCAAACAGCTCGACGGCTCGGTGAACGTCGAGAGCGAGGAGGGCGAGGGGACGACCGTCACCCTGCGGCTGCCGGTGACCGTCGCCATCGTCAAGGTGCTGTTCGTCGAGGTTGGCGACGAGGAGTACGGCGTCCCGATCAAGAACATCGACGAGGTGAGCCGGGTGCCGGAGATCAGGACGATCAACGAGGAGCCGATGATCGAACACGACGGCGACATCTACCCGGTGGTGGATCTGGCGGACGAACTCGACGTGCCGGGGGAGACGAGAAACGGCGACGGCATGCTGCTTCGCATCCGGAAGTCCGAGCGCCGGGCCGCGCTCCGCTGTGACAGCGTGAACAAGCAGGAGGAGGTGGTCGTCAAGCCGCTGGAGGGGGTCCTCAGCGGGATTCCCGGCCTCAGCGGGACGGCGGTGCTCGGCGACGGCAACATCGTCCCAATCCTCGACGTGGTGACGCTGTAG
- a CDS encoding CheR family methyltransferase has product MSSNPTPENEAFERLLTHLERNLDFESSYYNESYLDRRISARMRRRDVESYDAYLDLVRSDPEEPAALLDSLSINVTSFYRNPEAWEPIREVLREVTSGRGRTTVWSAPCSDGREPYSIAMLALDDDEVRTRRLDVLGTDINADVLERAREGVYHTTKTRDVAAELDPLDDAERYVDRDGDQFAVRDEVKDLVTFEQHDLIADEPKRDVDLVLCRNLLIYINAESKRAVVDTVLSSLRDGGYLVIGMTETLPRESRSTVETVDKRRRVYRLT; this is encoded by the coding sequence ATGAGCTCGAATCCGACTCCCGAGAACGAGGCGTTCGAGCGACTCCTCACACACCTGGAGCGCAACCTCGATTTCGAGTCCTCCTACTACAACGAGTCGTATCTGGACCGCCGGATTTCGGCGCGGATGCGCCGGCGGGACGTGGAGTCGTACGACGCGTATCTCGACCTCGTGCGATCGGATCCCGAGGAGCCGGCGGCGCTGCTCGACTCGCTGTCGATCAACGTGACCAGCTTCTACCGCAACCCGGAGGCCTGGGAGCCGATCCGGGAGGTCCTGCGCGAGGTGACGAGCGGCCGCGGCCGGACGACCGTCTGGAGCGCCCCCTGTTCGGACGGGCGCGAGCCCTACTCGATCGCGATGCTCGCCCTCGACGACGACGAGGTGCGCACCCGACGGCTGGACGTCCTCGGGACAGACATCAACGCCGACGTGCTGGAGCGGGCCCGCGAGGGGGTCTATCACACCACCAAGACCCGGGACGTGGCCGCGGAACTCGATCCGCTCGACGACGCCGAGCGGTACGTCGACCGGGACGGCGATCAGTTCGCCGTTCGCGACGAGGTGAAGGACCTCGTCACCTTCGAGCAACACGACCTGATCGCCGACGAACCGAAGCGGGACGTGGATCTGGTGCTCTGTCGGAACCTCCTCATCTACATCAACGCGGAGTCGAAGCGCGCGGTGGTCGACACCGTCCTCTCGTCGCTGCGCGACGGGGGGTATCTGGTCATCGGGATGACGGAGACGCTGCCGCGGGAGAGCCGATCCACGGTGGAGACGGTGGACAAACGACGGCGGGTGTACCGACTGACCTGA
- a CDS encoding HEAT repeat domain-containing protein encodes MSLYQLEKEGDVDSLIDHLKLSDSPAIRARAAEILGDVVDEEPQAVDALVRTAQEDDDEAVRGAAIDALDAIGTGAIERLVAEMAGIEGADSSFPRGDGADWVRAEAFVKTLNAGRPELRMAAANALRRLGDPGALPALVDALDDPKPRVRARAARACGAIGDERATDALAGRLDDPSNRVRREAADALAAIGTDRALTPLLDAVEDASDEVRYAAVMALGGYRGPEAIDPLISALDDESDVVRRAAVFSIIELLAAAPTQQSHRIRETVVDRLEEADRSVVDPLVELLTESNQPRERRNAAWLLGRVAGDESREAAVGALVDALDADDGTTAQFAATSLVELGGAAVEDALLDLLEDADLTDAARSKAVFVLGKVGGDRARERLETMLDRTDDEAVRKQAFSALSKLGGRR; translated from the coding sequence ATGTCGCTCTACCAGCTCGAAAAGGAGGGGGACGTCGACTCCCTGATCGACCACCTGAAGCTCAGCGACTCGCCGGCGATCCGCGCACGCGCCGCCGAGATCCTCGGCGACGTCGTCGACGAGGAGCCACAAGCCGTCGACGCGCTGGTGCGGACGGCACAGGAGGACGACGACGAGGCGGTCCGTGGCGCCGCCATCGACGCGCTCGACGCCATCGGCACCGGCGCCATCGAGCGCCTGGTCGCGGAGATGGCGGGTATCGAGGGCGCGGACTCGTCGTTCCCCCGGGGGGACGGCGCCGACTGGGTGCGCGCCGAGGCGTTCGTGAAGACGCTGAACGCCGGTCGGCCGGAGCTGCGGATGGCGGCCGCGAACGCGCTCCGACGGCTCGGCGACCCCGGCGCGCTCCCGGCGCTGGTCGACGCCCTCGACGACCCGAAGCCGCGGGTTCGCGCCCGGGCGGCCCGGGCCTGTGGCGCCATCGGCGACGAGCGGGCGACCGACGCGCTCGCCGGCCGACTGGACGACCCGTCGAACCGGGTGCGCCGCGAGGCGGCCGACGCGCTGGCCGCCATCGGCACCGACCGGGCGCTCACCCCGCTGCTCGACGCCGTCGAAGACGCCAGCGACGAGGTGCGCTACGCCGCCGTCATGGCGCTCGGCGGCTACCGAGGCCCGGAGGCCATCGATCCCCTGATCTCGGCGCTGGACGACGAGAGCGACGTGGTGCGCCGGGCGGCCGTCTTCTCGATCATCGAACTGCTCGCCGCGGCGCCGACCCAGCAGAGCCACCGCATCCGCGAGACGGTCGTCGACCGACTGGAGGAGGCGGATCGGAGCGTCGTCGACCCGCTGGTCGAACTCCTGACGGAGAGCAACCAGCCGCGGGAGCGGCGGAACGCGGCGTGGCTCCTCGGCCGCGTGGCGGGCGACGAGAGCCGGGAGGCCGCGGTCGGCGCGCTGGTCGACGCCCTCGACGCCGACGACGGCACGACGGCGCAGTTCGCCGCGACGAGCCTCGTCGAACTCGGCGGCGCGGCCGTCGAGGACGCGCTCCTCGACCTGCTGGAGGACGCCGACCTTACCGACGCCGCGCGGTCGAAGGCCGTCTTCGTCCTCGGCAAGGTCGGCGGCGACCGCGCCCGGGAGCGGCTCGAGACGATGCTCGACCGCACCGACGACGAGGCGGTCCGAAAGCAGGCCTTCTCGGCGCTGTCCAAACTCGGGGGGCGACGCTGA